The genomic interval CACATACCACGGACGCGAGCCGGATTGCCTCCTGCTGCCACTGATCCCGCTCCGCCTGCATCTTCCTCCCGCCCTCGACCAGCTCGCTGACGATGCGGTCGTGGTCGGCGGCATCTACCACCTCGACGACTGAGCCGTCACCAGGTCGCTCGGTGGCTCGCCAGCGATGAACTCCGTCATTCGCCATGGCGGGCCTCCTTTGCGGTCAGCATCCAGTCAGGCAGGCACGACAGGCTTTTCCCGCCATTGACGCTATGTAGCCAGCAGGTTACTCGGTGCTCGTCGTCATGCCAGGTTTTAAGCCAATCCCCATGTACCTCGGTTGGCGCGCCTGCGGGCGGGGTAGGTTCTATCTTGCATGCAGCCAACAGCAGGGCCGCAAGGACAACCAATAGGCGCATCATGGTCTTGCGGCAGATGAGGTCGCTCATGCGCCACCTCCAAGCAGATCACGCAGAGCCACGGTTTTGATTTCGATCAAACGGTCAACATCCCATCGCAATCCATTTTCAAGCACGCCTGTCCAAGTAGTTCTGGCCCGGCGCATTTCGATTAGATAGTCAAGTGCATCTCTTGATCCGTTCGCGCTGTCAATATTGACCATTGACATCTGCCTGCGCAGGTCGGTGTTAGTAGGCTGTCCGTGGTCTGCCAACCATTGATCGCTGCGATCCATAATCGCAAAGTCGAATTCATTTTCGGTGCTCATTCGCCACCTCCAAGCAGGGCGCGCAGTTTGTGCCCGGCCTCTACCCAATCGCCGCCCCCGTTCAGGTAGCACTCCAGCAGCCCCCGCGGCACCTTCACGGCGTCCTGCTCGGCCTGCTCCAGTTCGGCCACGCGCTTTTCCAGCTTCTCGACTTGCTTCTCAGCCGCAGCCAATTGCTGCGCGGTCCAATCCGTGTCGAGCACTTCCTTGTCGCCGTCATAGACGCGGGCGGCATATACGTCACCGACATCCATCTTTCCGGAGCAGTAATGGCAAAGACTTGGATTGCCGGCTTCATCCATCGCCAGCTCGGCCGCATCCTCTGGCGTGTCGGCGGTAACCGTCATTGAGGTCGATGCGTCGATCAGCAGCGTTACTGAAAATTCGGCCATGGTTCACTTCCCCTCTGCCGTCGGCTGCTCGGCCTGCCCATTGATCCGCTCCAGCTCAACCAGGGCCTCGGTCACGTTGCCGTATCCCATATCGCGGGCCTTCTGCCACACCTCGTCGTAGAGTTCGGCGCGGTACTTGTCGCTGGTCGTTCCGTAAGGCTGCTCGGTCTGCTCCGGCGCTGCGGTGTCGCCGGGGGCGGCTGGAAGCGGCATCCAGTGCGATACCTCGCCCTCTGTGACGTGAACTGTACTGTAGTCTCCCCAGTTGTTGATCCGCTCGTACCAGCCTGCTTGCAGATAGTAGGTATCGGACTCTTCGTCGTACTCAACAGATTCGATATCTGGGTCTGTGGATTCCTCAGTTCTTGGGGCCACGTATTCGGCGCGGATGACAAATACCCTCCCGGTATATCTACCCGCATAAGAGGCAAGAACATCCTTGCCTCTTTCCGGCAGCCGCTCACTCACAGCCACCCACTGGCTCTGCTGCGCTGGCGGGGCTGCGTAGAGCGGGATTCTTCCAGGCGAGTTCGCAGCAGCCAGTTCGTCGATGGCTTTCCCGTCGCACTGAATATCCCACTCGCCGGCCTCAATCCCGGCCGCTCCATGGAACGGCTCGTCGACGCTTATCCACGCCGCCGGCTGCTGCGCTGGCGGGGTTGGCGAGGATGGTGCTGAACTTTCCCGCCATTCGAGAGCGGCGAGCCAGCCCTTGCGAATTTCGCCATAGGCATTTGCCTGCCACGCATTGAACTCGGTGGCGGCATAGGTGTTGCCGACACGCCTGCAATCGCTCGGCACGGGAAATTTTGCCTCGAATGCCTCGCGCTCATCCGGCACGGCCACCGGGGCGGCCTGCTCAGCTTCATGCGCCGCAACCAGCTCGGCGGCGGCGTGGCGGGCGTCGCGGTGGCCCTCCTTGTAGGCGAGCATCATGTTGACGTTGGTGTACTCCGCCGGATCGCACGGCAGCCACATGATCTGGTCATGCAGGCTCGGGCTGATCAGCTTCATTTCAAGCGGGGTGTCGGTCATATCGTTTCTCCGGGAAATCAGTGGCGGGTTTCGATGAGGTCGAGAAGCTCTTGGAACCGATCGGCGAAGAACAGCGGCTGAGTCTCGCGCGGGTTGCTCGGGCTGGTGGCGTTCTTTCCGTACTGGAGGCCGGGCCCAGTGAGCGCCCAGAAGGTCTTGACCTTTTCCGGCGCCTTGGTCGAAGCCCGTTGCTTGGCTTCCAGGAGGCCCGCCTGTTCCAGCGCTTTGTTGGCCTTGATCGCCGACATCGCGATCCCGTGCTCCTTGAGCAGGTGCGTCAGGCTGAAGGCTGGCAGCGATGATCCGGATGTAACGTGGCCGGCCGGTGCATCCACGGCGTAGGAGGGGAGCAGGCCAACCGGGTCGACGCCGTGGCGGGAGAAGGCGGCGCCGAACATCTGCAGCTTGCTCGACTCGCACACGTTCAGCGATCGGGCGACGATCTCAATGGATGCCACGACTACCGGGAGTTCGGCGACATCGGCAGGGCGTGAAACAGGGGGTTTCAACTGGTACTGGCCAGTCCTGCGGATCGTTGGAAGGACTTCGGCGGTGACCCACTTCTTGAAGCGCTTTGCCTCGGGCTTCTGGCTGCCGAGGATCGCGGTATAGAGGCCTGACTCGTTGATGACCGTGATCCCGCGATTTCCAAAACCTGCTCCGCGCAGGTTTTGCTTTTCGTCATCATCAAGGCGGGTAGTCATGTTGAAGGCATCGGAGTAGCCGAGCGACTCTGCTACGTCCATTGCGATCCACCACAGTTCGCCGTCGATCTCGACGACGCGGACTTCATGCTGCTCGAATTGGAACGGGGTGATGCTCGTCATTGCATTTCCTCCAGGCAGAAGGGGGCCGCACCGCCGGCGATGGCCGGCGGCGGGTAGAAGCGTTTGGGGTTAGCGGTGCGTCAGATTTTCAGCCCGGCTTCCCAGGCTTTCTTGATGCGCGAGCTTTGGTAGTCGGTGCGGGCCTTGAGGTTGGCCATGGCGGCGACGACGAATGCGAACAGCTCTTCGGTCGAGATCGGCAGTTCGCCGGGCTCGGTGATTGCCTTCAAGACCTCGGGGATGGTCATGACGCAGGCGTCGTTTGGAATCGGCTTGATCTGCTCACGGCCCATGTGATCGAAGGAGACAAGCCAGCGGCGGGTTGTCAGGGAGGGGACTGGCCGGACTTGCTCCTGGGCCACTTCCTTGTCCAGCACGTCGAGCACCCACTTACGGAACTCGGCGGCAATCTTGGTACGGGCGAACATGGCCAGCAGGTGAGCGCCGCGCAAGGAGAAAATTCGGGTTTCCTGCAAGACGCCGTTAGGGTCGGTCAACTTGACCGAACCTGTCATCTGATCGGTGAACTCTTCGGCGTTGCGTGCGTAGATGCGATTGATGCTGCTGGCATCTGCGTATCCCAAGGCTAAACCGATCTGGTTTGCCCTCAGCCACGGCTTGCCGTTGCGGTCGATGACGTCGAATTGGGTGTCGCGGAAGGCTAGTGCTTGCATAGCGAAGCTCCTTTGCTTTGGTGAGGAGTTCGCCGCCACCCATTGGTCGTTGGGCATTGGAGGCGAACCGCGCAGGGCGACCAAGACCGGGGCAAAGGAACCCGGCGAGCCCGAGAGCTCCCCTACGCGGCCCGCCATAAAGCGTTTCGCGGGCACAAAAAAAGCGCCTGCGAATGGTGGGCGCTGTTGCGCCTTTGCTGATCCGGGTTGGTCGTCCCGGCCGCTGAATTTGCAGCGGCAGGGCAAAGGTAATCCCGGAAGCATCAGGCGTCAACGGCACATCTCACTTCCCCTGCGAAACAGGGGGTTTCACCGGCTTGGCCGGCGCAACCGGCCGGCAGCGGAAACAGTCTTTCCTCTCGCCGTAGCGGTGCAGGCGTCCGTCACTTCGGCTGCGGCAGTAGGTAGGCGCGTTCATGTCGCCTCCTGCTTGGGGGATTGGTTTTCTGTGGGCATGGGGAGTCCTTGCAGGCCGTATGTCGGCCAGCATATTTGGCGGTGATAGGTGGGCTACGTTGATTATCTAGTCGGATGGGCGATGTGAAATCATCCGGAGGGAATCATGGCGCTCCATATCGTTGCGAAGGCTCGTATCAACAACAATGATGAAATCGAGGGCTTTATGTGGGCTTTGGCTAACGGATCGAACAACTTTCTCGAGGAGCTGCACGAAGTAAGTGTCGAGGAGGTCATCAAGGCGATAGACCGTGGTGATGTTATCGAGATGGTGTTCGAGGCTGACCACAGGCGGCTAGTCTCTGGCGGTGAGCTTCTGAAAGCAGAGCTGCCAGGAGGCGGAGCAACTGTTATTGAAGAGCGTGGTTATCCGGAGAGAAAGATTCGAGATTTACCAAGGTTTTAAGTTGCAGAGCTGATTATCCGGATAGATTCAATTCATACCCTCAATCGGGCAAGGATGGACCGGAAGGCTTACGCCGCCTGCCCAAAAGTCTCACGATTAGCCATCCTGCCGACGGATCGTCCTGGCCCGGCGCTGACCGCGCTCGACCGTGTAGCCGAGCTGCTGCCAGTGCCAGTTGGGGGAGTCGGGCTGGGCGGTCATGCTGCCCTCCGATTGCTCTGCCGCATGCCGCGCTGCTCGGCGTCGCGCACTACGTGGCGAACCGTCTCAGGGTGGGTATCCATGAGCCTGGCGACACAGACCCATTTCAGGCCCTCGCCGTAGTAGAGCTCCATGGCGTAGGCGATGCGCTCGTCGGTCCAGGCCAGGGTGCTCATGTCACTGTCTCCGCCCGCCCAGGCCGGCTGCCCACGCCTGCGAACTGGATTCCGTGCTCCTCGGCGATGCGTGTCAGCCTCATCCGTCCGCACTTCATCAGGGTGGCGGCCGAGTACAGGCTTTCGCCCCGGGCGGCGTGCTGGCGGGCCAGTGCGGCCAGGGCGATATCGGACTCCTGTTTTTCCGCGCTGCTTGCGGCTGCTCGTTGTGCCGGCCTGCGCTTCAGCACCGTCTCCGGATCGATCTTACGGCGGCGCGGTGGCATGGGCTTTTGCTCGTAGCCGGGCAGTTCGATCACTGGGCCTCCGGCCTTGGCATGTTGGTCCATGAGACGGGCAAGCCGCTGCCTGTCCGCCTCTTTGCTGGGCAGAGTGTTGATTGCGTCGTACATGGGATATCCGAGGCCGGTCAGCGCCGGCGGTTGAGGCGAGAGGGGCGCTCGGCGGCGCCCTTGTGGCTGGTCAGTAGTGGTCTGACCTAGAAGGGGATGTCATCGTCGAAAGGGTCAGGCGTCGAAGCCTGCTGGCTTTGCTGGCCCTGCTGCTCATCGCTCGGCTTGCGAGGCTGCTGCTGTTGTGGTGGCAAACCGCCCTCTTGCTTGCCGCCGAGCATCTGCATAGAGCCTTCGACGCCCACCAGAATCTCAGTGGTATAGCGCTTGATGCCATCCTTCTCCCACTCCCGGGTGCGCAGCTTGCCCTCGATGTAAAGCTGCTGCCCCTTGGTGACGTACTGCCCAACGATCTCGGCCAGCTTTCCGCTGAAAACTACGCGGTGCCATTCGGTGCGCTCCTGCTGCTGCCCGGTCTGTTTGTCCTTCCAGCTTTCGGATGTGGCCAGGGTGATGCTGGCAAAGGCGGTACCGTTCTGGCTGTAGCGAACCTCGGGGTCGCCGCCTACGTTGCCGATCAGCATGACTTTGTTGAGCCCGCGTGCCATATCTACCTCGGAATGCTGTCCAGCGTTTCGTTTACCAGGGCAAGGAACTTATCTCGCCGCGCCCTGAGCCGTTCGATCTCTTCGGCGAAGTCACTCCGATGCAGGCGGTGAACGATCAACTGGCCCGCCTCGGGGAACTCTGAGCAGTAGCTGACAAAGTCGACCCATTGGCGGCTAGTACAGTCTAGGTGCCCAATCAACTGCCAGCGGTAGGCAGGATCGAACGAGCCGCGCTTGAGGGTGGCGAAGTGGACTGCGGCAGTGACGGACTTGATCTCTATCACCCCGTCTTCGCCGATCAGGCCGTCAGGTGAGTCTCCGTATGTGCCGTGGTCGAAGAAGCCGCCGTTCGTCACGTCGACGAAGTGCTCTTCCTCGTACAGCATTCGGGCAACAGGTTCCTGCTCGTGGCCGCGGTCGGTGTGGTCATTCTTGAAACTGAACTCCGCCTTCCTTCCGGTCGCTATCTCCAGAGCGATCTGCAGCGCATACCTCTTCGCCGGGTCTCCGAAAGCGTTTCCATCGTTTGCCATGATGGTCCCGAAGTTAGACGCTGTGGCTTTTCCTACCCGCAGCGCCTCCCAGACTTCGCTGTTCTGGGGCACGTCATGCCACTTCACGCTGGCATTCCTCTATCAGCAGGGCCTGGTTCTCTTCGCTCATTTCCGCCCTGGCCAGCACGGCATCGAGGTTTCCGTCGCGCCGATAGGCCAGCTTGGCGTTTTCCCATGCCTTGGTGCCCGGCTCAATCCGGCGACCAACCGGCGCGTGAGGGCTGATGCGCAGCCCTTCTGTCACTTCCTTGCCGAATCGCACGTTCTGGTCGACGTAGATCGTCACCCTGACGTTCTGCCAGTCCTCAAGGAAAGCCGAGCCTGTCAGCGACCGGAGCGTCTTGCTGTTCGTGGCGTTGAGGATCATCGGCTTCAGCGGCTCGCCAGGGCGAATCTCACGTTCGACGAAGTGAGCGGTGTTGAACATGTCCTTGGTTTTCTTCGTGCGGTCAGGCTCCAGCCCGACGCGTTTGATGGTCAGCACGGTCGGCTCTACAAGGTCAGCGCTGCTCAGGTACGGCGAGTCGAATGCTTTGCGATAGTGGGTCTTGGTTTCAGCCATGCTTATCTCCGGCGCACGCTTATCCCTACGGCGTGCGCATCTGGTTAGGTTTGAAGGGGTCAGCAGATCGGGCGAGTCTGCTCAATCATCAGGACGATGATGAGGACGATGCCGGACTCGATTGCGATGATGTTGGCGGTGCGCCAGAGCTTGGCGCGGCGGTAGCGGGTCATGCCTGCTTCAGCTCCTTCAGGATCCGGTGCTGGGTGCCGATGGCGAAGCGGCGGCCGATGCCGGCCAGCCAGCGGCGGAGGCGGGCGGTGCGCAGGCGGGCCAGCGTGGCGACGGGGTTGGTTGCCGGGTAGAACACGGTCCACTCACCGCCGACGCAGTATTCGTACACCGGGGCTTCCGTGTGGCCCTCATTGCGAGCGAGCGACTTGGCCCCGAGCAGGCTGCCGGCTGCGTACTTGTCGAATTTGCCTTCCATCAGATGTCTCCTATCCATGCGTGGGCCTTCTCGGCCGCGTCCTGGTGCTTGAGCAGCATTTCCTCGGCGACCTTGCGGGCCAACTGCTGATACTGCTCGCCGCCGCTGAACATCCCGCCGCGGGCCAGCGCCCATTCGAGGCGGTTCTTGGGGTCGTAGGCGTAGATGTCTGCGGCGGCCTCGCCGAAGCCGGCGATGAACTCTGCCGCGGTGACGACCAGCTTCTGGCTGAAACTGATCACGACGTCACGGCTTTCAAGCAGTGCGTCGGCGCTCTCATTGAGCCAGTCCTTGCCCTGCTGGCTGTCGATCCAGCGGTCTTGCTCGGCCGGCGGCTCCATGTTGTCCCAGGCGTGCTGAGCGGCTTGGAAGGTGCGCTGGTTGTGCAGTGCGAGTGATGCCATTCTGGTTTTCTCCGTTTTCAGGCGTGCGGGTGCCCGTACCGCCGGGGTGGCCGGCAGGCGGGGATCAGAAGGGGAGGCAGAAATTGGCCCCGACCGGGGGCAGGTCTGGGACCTTGGGAAGTGCTATTTCAGGCATTGGGGACTGGTCGATGCCCACGTCGAAGGGGACGCCCACCAGCGGCGTTGTCGATGGCCAAGGGACCAGGCCCTCGTCGCTCCTGCACGGGGCCCAGCGGGCTATCAGGTCCCACACATCGGTGAAGAACCAGCCATGCCCGACGTAGTAGCCTCCGGTCAGGTAGTCGACGCGGATTAGCTGGTCGCGGGGCGGCTGTTCGGATGTCGGCCGCCAGTCGAGTTCAGTCTTTCGGGCAGGTTGCGGGTCGGCAGGTGGCGGTGCGTCAAACGCCTCGAACTGCCGGCGTGCCGTCTCCCCGGTTGCTACCAGCTTGCCGCCGATAAGCAGCGCGTCGAAGTTGCAGCGGCCGCAGGATCGGCACTCCTGGTACTCGAGGAGCGCGGCATGTTTCGATCGCTCGGCCCGCCCAGACTTCATCAGGCCGCCGCAGTTGCATTCCATGGCGGCCTCCTTCAGTGGCGTGTTTCGCTGGCCTCGATCAGGTCCAGCAACTGCGGGAACCGCTCGGCGAAGAACAGCGGCTGTGTCTCGCGTGGGTTGTTCGGGCTGGTGACGTTCTTCCCGTATTGAAGACCGTGCTCGGTGAGCGCCCAAAAGTTCTTGGCCCTGTCAGGCGACTTGGTGGACGGCCGCTGCTGTATCTCCAGAATGCCGGCCTTGGCCAGCTCCTTGTTGGCCTTGATAGCCGACATCGGGATGCCGTGCTCCTTGAGCAGGTGCGTCAGGCTGAATGCCGGCAGCGATGAGCTGGCGGTGACGTGGCCTGCGGGAGCGTCGACGGCGTAGGAGGGCAGCAGGCCCACCGGGTCGACTCCGTGGCGGCTGAATGCGGCGCCGAGCATCTGGAGCTTGGAAGACTCGCAGACGTTGAGCATTCTGGCGGCGACTTCCAGAGCTGCGGACAGATCGGCCAGGGCGGGCGGTGAAACCGGGGGTTTCAGTTGAGCTGGTTCCGCCTTCTTCAGCTTCGCCAGGACTTTTCGGCGAACTCCCTTCGATTCGCGCATCGCAACCAGCATGCACTGGTCCTGGGTAAGCTCGATGGTCTCCGACTCTTTCCCGAACTTCAGGCTTACAAAAATTTTGTAAGCTTCGCCTTCCAACTCGTCCTTGATGCGGTCGACGAACACGTTGTTCCGCAGCTCAGATTCCCCGAACTCTTTGCGGGCTTCGTTGACGATCTCCAGTAGCTCGGTACTGTTCATGGTTGCAGGTGTTTCAACGATGCTGCTCATTGCCTTCCTCCAAGTTCGAGCCCAGCGGATCCGGGGATGCGTTCAACGATCTTCCAGGCCTCGCCAGGGTCGACGCGGGATGGCCCGACGTGGCGCAGCTTGGTGCCGTCGGGCAGTTCCAGGATGATTACGGGCCCTGCCAGCGTCTGGTCGCTGGTGTTGACGGCGGTCGCCACCGCCCAAGAATCGTGGGCGGTGTCCATGATCTGCACGTTCCGCAGGGTTACGTCCGGCGCCGGCAGCTCGGCGCTTTGGGCCTCGTGGGTGGCCAGGGCGCCGGCGGCCAGGATAAGCAGGGTCGCGGTCGCGGCGACGCCTGCCGATTGCAGCATGTCGATCAGTTTCATTGGGGGTCTCGTGGTTGCTGGGGTGGGTCGCGCGCGCATGAGGAAGCCGCCTCGGGCGAGGTGGCTTTCTTATGAGTACGGAAGAGAGAGAAGGGGCGGCCGGTTACGCCGGCCAGGCGGTCACTCTGTCGACGCCTGCGTGACTACAGACTGATTCCGGTGGTTTGACTTCCGTGTCTTGCAGATTACTCAAACCGGCTGCGCGCCTTTCCGGGAACGAGATACCGGCGTGGCCACTTCGGAGGTGGCCGGCTGACGCGGACGACATACCGATCTGCCGACGGCTTAGACTGACATGAGCATCTCTTGCAACTTCTCCCCCGGATTAGCTGGGGAGTGCTCAGTAAGCTAAGCCCTTGGATAGGGCCTCGCTATACCCTGCGGCGGGAAGGTCTTTCCCATAAGAGTAGGGTTGAGAAATGGCCGTCTTTCCGGCCTGTCCGTCAGCGCATCGCCGCGAAGCAATGAGGGCGCTAGCAATCGCTGACTGCTGCTGATGTTTCGGTCTCAGTCAGCGCAACCGGCCTGCTGTGTGACCGGCTACGGTCGACCGGCAACAGGCAACCGGAGATTCGTGCCCGGTGCTTGGCACCCGCCCGGCGCGGGTTAAACGCTGACTGCTGGAGTCAGTTGCCCTCAGGGCAGATCAGAGGGGGATGCTGGGGAAGCATCGGGGAGTGACCTGCGCTGGACCTAACGCCAACCTGGGTAACTCGACACTCTCGCCGGAGGCGAGCGTCTCATGCGTAGCTATCTCGCATGTCAGGTCACTCTCCGATGCCACCCGCTGGATGGATCGGCCCGTCTTTCCGGGGTCATCGCCTAACGCGGTCGACTACGGCCGTCTTTCCGGCTGTCAG from Azotobacter salinestris carries:
- a CDS encoding DUF551 domain-containing protein: MTDTPLEMKLISPSLHDQIMWLPCDPAEYTNVNMMLAYKEGHRDARHAAAELVAAHEAEQAAPVAVPDEREAFEAKFPVPSDCRRVGNTYAATEFNAWQANAYGEIRKGWLAALEWRESSAPSSPTPPAQQPAAWISVDEPFHGAAGIEAGEWDIQCDGKAIDELAAANSPGRIPLYAAPPAQQSQWVAVSERLPERGKDVLASYAGRYTGRVFVIRAEYVAPRTEESTDPDIESVEYDEESDTYYLQAGWYERINNWGDYSTVHVTEGEVSHWMPLPAAPGDTAAPEQTEQPYGTTSDKYRAELYDEVWQKARDMGYGNVTEALVELERINGQAEQPTAEGK
- a CDS encoding BRO-N domain-containing protein; this translates as MTSITPFQFEQHEVRVVEIDGELWWIAMDVAESLGYSDAFNMTTRLDDDEKQNLRGAGFGNRGITVINESGLYTAILGSQKPEAKRFKKWVTAEVLPTIRRTGQYQLKPPVSRPADVAELPVVVASIEIVARSLNVCESSKLQMFGAAFSRHGVDPVGLLPSYAVDAPAGHVTSGSSLPAFSLTHLLKEHGIAMSAIKANKALEQAGLLEAKQRASTKAPEKVKTFWALTGPGLQYGKNATSPSNPRETQPLFFADRFQELLDLIETRH
- a CDS encoding BRO-N domain-containing protein, translated to MQALAFRDTQFDVIDRNGKPWLRANQIGLALGYADASSINRIYARNAEEFTDQMTGSVKLTDPNGVLQETRIFSLRGAHLLAMFARTKIAAEFRKWVLDVLDKEVAQEQVRPVPSLTTRRWLVSFDHMGREQIKPIPNDACVMTIPEVLKAITEPGELPISTEELFAFVVAAMANLKARTDYQSSRIKKAWEAGLKI
- the ssb gene encoding single-stranded DNA-binding protein; the protein is MARGLNKVMLIGNVGGDPEVRYSQNGTAFASITLATSESWKDKQTGQQQERTEWHRVVFSGKLAEIVGQYVTKGQQLYIEGKLRTREWEKDGIKRYTTEILVGVEGSMQMLGGKQEGGLPPQQQQPRKPSDEQQGQQSQQASTPDPFDDDIPF
- a CDS encoding lambda exonuclease family protein, which produces MKWHDVPQNSEVWEALRVGKATASNFGTIMANDGNAFGDPAKRYALQIALEIATGRKAEFSFKNDHTDRGHEQEPVARMLYEEEHFVDVTNGGFFDHGTYGDSPDGLIGEDGVIEIKSVTAAVHFATLKRGSFDPAYRWQLIGHLDCTSRQWVDFVSYCSEFPEAGQLIVHRLHRSDFAEEIERLRARRDKFLALVNETLDSIPR